TCTCCACCTGCCCGGCACGGACGGTGCCCCCGAGCCGTAGATCCGCGACGTTGCCGCGAAGCACGTCGACAGCCCGACGGTCGGCCTCGACGAACCACGCCTCCGCAGCGCCGCGCGAGAGCGCTTCGAGACCGAGCGCGCCGGACCCGGCGTACAGGTCGAGCACCCGTGCGCCGTCCAGCTCACCAGCTACTTCGAGGGCGTTGAAGAGCGCTTCGCGCACCCGCTCGGAGGTGGGGCGCGTACCCTTCGGCGGCACTTTCAGCCGCCGGCCCCCTGCGATGCCCGCCACGATCCTCGTCACCTCGCCATCTTCGCCGAGTCCTGTGATGTGTCTTTCGGCAGTACTTGCTGAAGCACTCGCACGTGGGCGCGTAAAGTCTTCCTTCGCCCTCCAGAGGCGACCGAGCTGTTTAGGAGCGTTTGCGTGTCGGAACCGCGGGTGAGACGGGCGGAGATCGCCGTCGAGCAGGCCCACGTCGACCGGGTCTACACGCGGCTGGCGGAGCTGCGCGTCCAGGCCGAAGCGATGCGGGCCAAAGGGTACGAACTCGGGCAGGGCGCACAGCGCGAGGCGATCTTCGAACAGGCGTCCATGCTCTTCGAGCGGGACATGATGGTCTACCACGCCAACCAGACCCTGCAGACGCTCGACGCGGAGTACGAGGGCCTGGTGTTCGGCCGTCTCGATCATCGTGACCACGAGCGGATCTACGTGGGCCGGCTGGGCATCCGCGACACCGAGTTCGACAACCTCGTCACCGACTGGCGCGCGCCCGCCGCCGCGGCCTTCTACCAGGCCACCGCCGAAGAGCCGATGGACGTGGTGCGCCGCCGCGTGATCCGCTGCTCCGGCCAGAACGTGCTCGACGTGGACGACGACGTGCTGATCGCCGACGAAGTCCCCGAAGAGATGCAGATCGTCGGCGAAGGCGCGTTGATGGCCGCGCTCGGCCGCGCTCGCGGCGAGAAGATGCGCGACATCGTGGCCACGATCCAGAAGGAACAGGACGAGGTCATCCGCGCGCCGTGGCGGGGCGTCACGGAGATCACCGGCGGCCCGGGGACCGGCAAGACCGCCGTCGCGTTGCACCGCGCCGCGTACCTGCTGTACCGGCACCGACGTCAGCTTGGTGGCGCAGGCGTTCTGGTGATCGGGCCGTCCGGCGTTTTCACCACGTACATCTCCCGTGTGCTGCCGTCGATGGGCGAGACGAACGTGGAGCTGCGCGCGCTCGGCGAAGTACTCGACGGTCTTGAAGCCACCCGGCAGGACACCTCCGCGCTGGCAGCGATCAAGGGCTCGCTGCGGATACGAAAGGTGCTGCTGCGCGCGCTGCGGGACACGCCGCCGGAGGCGCCCGCTGAGCTACGCGTCGTTTACCGCGGCGAGGTCCTCAAACTCGCCGGACGTGAGCTGGAGAAGGTGCGACGCAAGGCGCACACGCAAGGCGCGCCGCCGAACCGTTCCCGCGTACGGGTAGCCGAGCTGCTGCTGGGCGCGCTCGCGGACAAGGCCGAGGAGTACGCGAAGGCGGACGGCAAGGAGCTCGACCGCGCGGAGCTGATCAACGACCTGGGCGAGCGGATCGACTTC
This Amycolatopsis sulphurea DNA region includes the following protein-coding sequences:
- the rsmD gene encoding 16S rRNA (guanine(966)-N(2))-methyltransferase RsmD — protein: MTRIVAGIAGGRRLKVPPKGTRPTSERVREALFNALEVAGELDGARVLDLYAGSGALGLEALSRGAAEAWFVEADRRAVDVLRGNVADLRLGGTVRAGQVETVVAGPATVEFDLVLADPPYAVDPAALGMVLAALHDNSWLVDGGLAVIERASRDGAPTWPDAFVPTRDKRYGDTALYWAEYHRSSTV
- a CDS encoding HelD family protein; translated protein: MSEPRVRRAEIAVEQAHVDRVYTRLAELRVQAEAMRAKGYELGQGAQREAIFEQASMLFERDMMVYHANQTLQTLDAEYEGLVFGRLDHRDHERIYVGRLGIRDTEFDNLVTDWRAPAAAAFYQATAEEPMDVVRRRVIRCSGQNVLDVDDDVLIADEVPEEMQIVGEGALMAALGRARGEKMRDIVATIQKEQDEVIRAPWRGVTEITGGPGTGKTAVALHRAAYLLYRHRRQLGGAGVLVIGPSGVFTTYISRVLPSMGETNVELRALGEVLDGLEATRQDTSALAAIKGSLRIRKVLLRALRDTPPEAPAELRVVYRGEVLKLAGRELEKVRRKAHTQGAPPNRSRVRVAELLLGALADKAEEYAKADGKELDRAELINDLGERIDFHRFLVVWWPVLYPAQVLKWLGDEKRLASAAKGVLSRAEISLLAADFADRSRGWSVADVALLDELRVLVGPEPKRRRRQTVVEVAPDRVGGGAPHRPEHYDEYSHVVVDESQDLSPMQWRMVGRRGKYASWTVVGDPVQSSWPDPAEAAQARDQAFGLKTTRRRFTLRTNYRNSAEIFDLAAKVVTGHAQADELPVAVRTTGIVPEVQPVEATSMATATQAAVKELLGTVEGTVGVITAMDRVEEVAHWLDGQTDERLKVVGSLDSKGLEYDAVVLMEPMDLVTESSTGRRVLYVALTRATQHLIVLASDPDWLPQR